Proteins from one Malania oleifera isolate guangnan ecotype guangnan chromosome 4, ASM2987363v1, whole genome shotgun sequence genomic window:
- the LOC131154072 gene encoding U-box domain-containing protein 9-like, whose amino-acid sequence MAKAGVMYETDSSMEAKAGELKKELQRLVKSIADDDDFRLDAVREAMRVLSALRDLKKAKRSISFNLDNLTVPDEFRCPISKELMRDPVVLASGETYDKPFIQKWLNEGNRTCPQTQQVLSHTILTPNLLVREMISKWCKDHGIEQPPCVWKCNEEVFTDADRNRLNSLLEKMSSSLSVQKEAAKELRQLTKRMPSFRGLFVESTNAIPQLLSPLSAGRTNLDPDLQEDLITTVLNLAIHDSNKQIMGENPLVIPLLNDSLKSGSIETRSNAAAALFTLSALDSNKIIIGESGSLKHLVDLLDEGNPLAMKDAASAIFNLCIMIENKGRAVHAGAVPVILKKIMDRVLVDELLAILAMLSSHQKAVEEMTELGAVPCLLSIMRENNCERNKENSVSIIYTICFYDRSKLKEVREDEDKNGTISTIARTGTSRAKRKANGVLERLNKVTSITHTA is encoded by the exons ATGGCCAAAGCTGGAGTCATGTATGAAACCGATTCATCCATGGAGGCAAAGGCCGGGGAGCTGAAGAAAGAATTGCAGAGACTGGTGAAGTCCATAGCCGACGACGATGATTTTCGGCTCGATGCTGTACGCGAGGCCATGAGAGTATTGTCTGCTCTGAGGGACTTGAAGAAAGCGAAGCGCTCCATCTCTTTTAACCTTGATAATCTTACTGTTCCCGACGAGTTCAGGTGCCCAATATCCAAAGAACTCATGAGGGACCCGGTCGTCTTGGCCAGTGGAGAG ACTTACGACAAGCCATTCATTCAAAAGTGGCTGAACGAAGGCAACCGGACCTGTCCTCAAACTCAACAAGTCCTCTCCCACACAATTCTGACCCCTAACCTCTTGGTGCGAGAAATGATTTCAAAATGGTGCAAGGATCATGGGATTGAACAGCCACCCTGTGTTTGGAAATGTAACGAGGAAGTGTTCACTGATGCAGACCGCAACCGTCTGAATTCTTTGCTCGAGAAGATGTCCTCTTCACTTTCTGTTCAGAAGGAGGCTGCAAAAGAACTTCGGCAGCTGACAAAGCGAATGCCTTCATTCCGGGGCCTTTTTGTTGAATCTACCAATGCCATTCCTCAATTGCTCAGTCCACTCTCAGCTGGCAGGACTAACTTGGATCCCGATCTCCAAGAAGATTTGATCACAACAGTCCTGAATCTCgcaattcacgacagtaataaGCAAATTATGGGGGAGAATCCTTTGGTCATTCCTCTACTTAATGATTCCTTGAAATCTGGATCCATTGAAACCAGAAGCAATGCTGCTGCAGCTCTCTTCACACTTTCGGCACTTGATTCCAATAAGATTATTATTGGGGAGTCAGGTTCTCTGAAACATTTGGTCGATCTTTTAGATGAAGGGAATCCTTTAGCCATGAAGGATGCTGCTTCGGCAATATTCAACCTTTGTATTATGATTGAGAACAAGGGGAGAGCTGTCCATGCTGGGGCAGTCCCTGTGATCCTGAAGAAGATTATGGACCGTGTGCTAGTTGATGAGCTGTTGGCTATTCTTGCAATGCTTTCCAGCCACCAGAAGGCTGTCGAAGAGATGACAGAGCTTGGAGCCGTGCCTTGCCTGCTTAGCATAATGAGGGAGAACAACTGCGAGCGCAACAAGGAGAACAGCGTATCGATCATATACACAATATGTTTCTATGATCGGAGTAAGTTGAAGGAGGTCAGGGAAGATGAGGACAAAAACGGTACAATTTCCACCATCGCACGGACCGGGACCTCGAGGGCCAAAAGGAAGGCCAATGGTGTCCTTGAGAGGCTGAACAAAGTTACTTCAATCACACATACGGCGTAA